TAATTTTTCCTTTGATAGGCAAATCAAACGGCTCTCCTGTTAAATCACAAGGAACATTTACGGTTCCTTTGTGTTTGAAGTTGATTTCGAGCATAGTAGATTTTTTTTCTAAAACTACTTCTACTGTTATATCACAACTTTCGAATTCATCAAAACTAAATTCGTCAAAGAACTTTTTGTTTATTGTAAACTCAAACTGATGTTTTCCTAATTTTAATCCTATAAAAGGAATTAAATATTCATTTGTACTTTTCATCTATACAACAATTTGACCCGACATTTCGGGAGTGCAAAGATATAAAATTATTGCAATTCCAATAACCTTATGAACATTTTTTTGTTTATAACTGTTTTTCCTTTGTTTTCAAAGGATTCTTGCTGATTTCCTGGTGTTGATTTCTGGAATTATAGATATCAATGGCAGTATAAACCGCTTCTTTGAATGAATTATAATCGGCCACGCCTTTCCCGGCTATTTCATAAGCAGTCCCATGATCGGGAGAGGTTCTTATTTTATTGAGTCCGGCAGTGTAATTTACGCCATTACCAAAGGACAAGGTTTTGAACGGAATCAGCCCTTGGTCATGATATGTAGCTATTACAGCATCGTATTTTTCATATTGATTGTTGCCAAAAAAGCCATCAGCCGCAAAAGGACCGAAAACCAAGGTTCCTTTTTCAAATAACTTTTTCAAAGTAGGTTTTAAGACTTCATCATCTTCTTTTCCAATCACACCGTTGTCACCGGCATGCGGATTTAAAGCTAAAACGGCAATTTTCGGTTTGTTAATTCCGAAATCCTGAATCAAACTGTGTTTAATGGTTTCGATTTTTTGAGTGATAAGTTTTTCTGTCAAATGTTTGGCTACTTCGTTTACCGGAATATGATCCGTTAGTAATCCCACTCTCAAATTGTCCTGAACCATCAGCATCAAAGCATTGCCTTCCAATTCTTTGTCTAAATAATCTGTATGTCCAGGGAATTTGAATTCTTCCGACTGAATGTTGTATTTATTAATAGGTGCCGTTACTAAAACATCGATTTGATTTTCTTTCAAGGCTTTGGTGGCAGCTACAAATGATTTTATCGCATACTTCCCGATATTTTCATCATTAGTACCAAAGTTTAAATCAACACCTTCACGCCAAATGTTTAACACATTTATTTTTCCGACTACTAATTGGTCTAATTTGTCAATACCATGAAGAGGTGCCGTCAATTCTAATGTTTTTTTGATGAAAGACAACACTTTTACATTGGCAAAAATAACCGGCGTACAAAGTTCCAACATTCTGGAATCTTCAAAAGTCTTTAGGATTACTTCGCTTCCAATACCGTTTAAATCTCCGATTGAAATTCCAACGATGATATTTTCTGCTTTTTTCATAAGAAGGACAAGTTATTTATTGCTAATTTTGAAGTGCAAATTTAGTAAAATAAAACCATAATGTTTACAGGAATAATTGAAACCCTCGGAATTATAAAACAGCTGCAAAAAGATAACGATAATCTACATATAACTGTTTCTTCTCCTATAACTCACGAATTAAAAATTGATCAAAGCGTTGCGCATAACGGAGTTTGTTTAACAGTTGTAGCTATAAATAATGATGAGTATACCGTAACGGCCATCAGAGAAACTATCGAAAAAACAAATCTTGGCGAATGGAAAACCGGTGATTTAATCAATTTAGAACGCGCCATGAAGCTGGGAGATCGACTTGACGGACACATTGTACAAGGCCATGTAGATCAAACGGGAGTTTGTAAATCAATTGAAGAAGCTAACGGAAGTTGGTATTTTACTTTTGAATACGATAGTAAATTAAACAACATCACCATTGAAAAGGGTTCGATAACCATAAACGGAGTGAGTTTGACAGTAGTAAATTCTAAAGCAAACGAATTTAGTGTTGCGATTATCCCGTATACTTATGAGCATACCAACTTTAAAACTTTTAAATTGGGAACCAAAATAAACTTAGAGTTTGATGTTGTGGGAAAATACGTAGCTAGATTGTATGCTTTGAAACAGTAAAGAAAAGATAAAGCACTAAAAGACAAAAAAAGCTTCCAATTAGTTGGAAGCTTTTTTGTTATTTGATTGTACTATTTTATATAACCCATAGGTTAGAGAAATCAAGGCTAAAAAAATAACTCCCCCGTCCAAAGGCAAACCTGGTGGCGGTGGCGGAGTAGATGGCGGTGGTGGTCCGGGTGCAGCAAAAGCGTTATTTACTGACAAGAAAAACACAGCCAGAATAATTATAATTCTATTCGGGACAATTTTCATAGTGCGTAAAAGTAAAAAAAAAATCTATTCTCCAAAATAATTACTTTCTAAATTCAATAAATTAATTGAAAATTAAACTAGCGACAGCCTTGGCTTTAAAGCTATTTTAAATTTCAATCACCAAATCGTAACCAAATCTCATTATCTATTAACGGGATTTTTCGGATTTTGGATTTAGGTGTTTTTTAAAACAATAAAGACCTCTAACTAAGAGGTCTTTATCTTGTGGTCCCACTTGGGCTCGAACCAAGGACCACCTGATTATGAGTCAGGTGCTCTAACCAACTGAGCTATAGGACCGGTTAAGAGGTTGCAATATTACTACTATTTTTTTTTCGTTGCAACTATTTTTATGGGATTTCTTGACAAAGCTCAATCAAAACACCGTTGGTTCCTTTTGGGTGTAAAAAAGCAACCAGCTTGTTATCAGCTCCTTTTTTCGGGGTTTCATTCAATATCGTGAAGCCTTCATTTTTCAAACGTTCTATCTCGGAAACAATATCGGCTACATCAAAAGCGATGTGATGAATGCCTTCGCCTTTCTTTTCCAGGAATTTAGCAATGGGACTTTCCGGATTTGTGGCTTCTAAAAGTTCTATTTTGTTAGGGCCATTCATAAAAAAGGAGGTTTTTACTCCTTCGCTGGCTACTTCTTCTTGCTTGTATGGCGGATTACCAAATAATTTTTCAAAAAGTAAGTTGGAGGTTTCTAAGTTGGCAACGGCTATTCCTATATGTTCTATTTTTCTCATCAGTGTAAATTAAGAAACAAAGTTAACAAAAATTCAAATAGTTTCTGTTTTAGCCCCGATCGCAGCGGCACCGAAGTAGAGCGGAGAGCGGGAAAATGGACAACTGATACGCCAAAACTCTCGCTTCTGAGTGTTATAAAAATTTAAAATTGTATTTTTGTGGCATGGAAACGAACAGACAGAAAAAAATTGGCAGTGTATTGCAAAAGGATTTGGTGGATATTCTTCAAGGGGAAGTGCGTAAAAACGGGCTGACCAACTTGGTGATTTCGGTTTCTAAAGTTAGTGTTACTACTGATTTGGGTGTAGCGCGCGTGTATTTAAGTGTTTTTCCTCAAGACAAAGCTCCAGAAATTTTGGCTGCCGTGAAGTCGAATATGCCTTTGATTAAACATGATTTGTCGCAACGAGTGAAGTTGCAATTGCGTAAAGTGCCAAATTTGGCTTTCTATATTGACGACTCTTTAGATTATATTGAGAAGATTGACAATGCTTTAGCCGGTAAAGAAAACCCTATTGAAAACCGCGACCTTTTAGACAAACGCAAGAAATTCTAAGTGAACTTCCCGCTTTACATAGCCAAAAGATACCTTTTTAGTAAAAGCAATAATAATGCTATAAATATTATTACTGGTATTGCTTCGGTTGGAATTATAGTGGGTGCGATGGCGCTGTTTGTGGTGCTTTCGGTGTTTAGTGGCTTGCGTGATTTTAGTTTGTCTTTCTCCAATGATTTTGATCCCGATTTGAAAGTCAATCCTATCTCAGGGAAATCTTTTTTTATTACTGCTGCTCAGGAAAATCAAATAAAAAACATTGATGGCGTTGCTTCATACAGTAAAGTTGTTGAAGAACGGGTGCTTTTCTTTTTTAAAGGAAAGGAGATGGTAACTTATTTGAAAGGCGTTGATGCTAACTTTACTAAAACAAACATCCTTTCTAAAAACAATATTTTTAACGGACAATGGCTAAAACCGAATACCTACCAAGTGGTCTTGGGTTATGGTATTTCACAAAAATTATCATTGGGGCTTTTTGATTTTAATAATCCGTTTGAGGTTTATGTGCCGCGAAAAGGCAAAGGTGTTATTGAAAGTGAGGAAGAAGCTTTTTATAAGTCGAGTTTGATTCCGGTGGGAATTTATGCCATTAGTGAAGATTTAGATAGTAAATATGTGTTTTGTGATTTGGCATTGGCACAAGAGTTATTGGAACTAAAATCCAATCAAATTTCAGGGGTGGAAATTAAATTGAAACCAAATACAGATGAAGCCACAGTGATTGAAAAACTCAAGACACTGTTTCAAAATAAGATTGATATAAAAAACAGAGCCCAGCAGAACGCTACATTATATAAAATGCTGAATACAGAGAATATTGCTGTGTATTTAATTTTTACTTTGGTGATTGTTATAGCGCTTTTCAACTTAATTGGCGCGTTGATTATGATGGTTTTGGATAAAAAAAGCAACTTAAAAACACTTTACAATTTGGGTTCCGAAATCAAAGATTTGAAGGAAATATTCCTGTTACAAGGCAGTTTGCTGAGTGTTTTAGGTGGAATTTTTGGTTTGATTTTAGGAATCATAATCGTCGTAGTACAGCAACAGTTCCAGCTGGTTATGATTACTGATTCTTTGGCGTATCCGGTAGTTTTTAGTATTCAGAATGTGTTGATTGTTTTTGCAACAATAGTCTCGCTAGGCGTTATCTCTAGTTGGATTGCCAGCAGTCGTGTGAGTAAAAAATTGTTGGATTAAACAAACTGGTAATTCGCGTAGGCATCTCTGATTTCCTCAAAAATTTGCAGCAAACCGTTGTGATCGTCAGTAGTGACTAAGCGTTGTTTGTATTCTTTAAAACCATGAATTCCTTTGAAGTAATTGGTGTAATGGCGGCGCATTTCCACTATGCCCAGACGTTCGCCTTTCCATTCCATCGACCAGATTAAGTGGTTGCGTGCCGCTTCAATACGGTCTTTCATCGTAGGTTGTGGTAAGTGTTCTCCGGTTTTAAAGTAATGTTTGATTTCGTCAAAAATCCATGGATAACCAATGGCGGCACGACCAATCATCATACCGTCTAAACCAAATTTATTCTTGTATTCCAAAGCTTTTTCCGGCGAATCAATATCACCATTCCCGAAAATAGGCATGGTAATTCGCGGATTGTTTTTCACTCGAGCAATGTGCGACCAATCGGAATGTCCTTTATACATTTGAGCACGAGTTCGTGCATGAACCGTTAAAGCTTGCACACCAATATCCTGCAAACGTTCCGCCACTTCGTCAATGTTGATCGAATTTTCATCCCAGCCTAATCGTGTTTTTACTGTAACCGGAAGATTGGTTCCTTTAATAACCGCTTTGGTCAAACGCACCATTAAATCCACATCTTTCAAAACACCGGCACCGGCGCCTTTGCAAACTACTTTTTTTACCGGACAACCAAAA
Above is a genomic segment from Flavobacterium phycosphaerae containing:
- the dusB gene encoding tRNA dihydrouridine synthase DusB, with the translated sequence MPKIGNIQLPDFPLLLAPMEDVSDPPFRRLCKLHGADLMYSEFISSEGLIRDAMKSRMKLDIFDYERPVGIQIFGGDEEAMEMSAKIVDTVQPDLVDINFGCPVKKVVCKGAGAGVLKDVDLMVRLTKAVIKGTNLPVTVKTRLGWDENSINIDEVAERLQDIGVQALTVHARTRAQMYKGHSDWSHIARVKNNPRITMPIFGNGDIDSPEKALEYKNKFGLDGMMIGRAAIGYPWIFDEIKHYFKTGEHLPQPTMKDRIEAARNHLIWSMEWKGERLGIVEMRRHYTNYFKGIHGFKEYKQRLVTTDDHNGLLQIFEEIRDAYANYQFV
- a CDS encoding ABC transporter permease codes for the protein MNFPLYIAKRYLFSKSNNNAINIITGIASVGIIVGAMALFVVLSVFSGLRDFSLSFSNDFDPDLKVNPISGKSFFITAAQENQIKNIDGVASYSKVVEERVLFFFKGKEMVTYLKGVDANFTKTNILSKNNIFNGQWLKPNTYQVVLGYGISQKLSLGLFDFNNPFEVYVPRKGKGVIESEEEAFYKSSLIPVGIYAISEDLDSKYVFCDLALAQELLELKSNQISGVEIKLKPNTDEATVIEKLKTLFQNKIDIKNRAQQNATLYKMLNTENIAVYLIFTLVIVIALFNLIGALIMMVLDKKSNLKTLYNLGSEIKDLKEIFLLQGSLLSVLGGIFGLILGIIIVVVQQQFQLVMITDSLAYPVVFSIQNVLIVFATIVSLGVISSWIASSRVSKKLLD
- the pdxA gene encoding 4-hydroxythreonine-4-phosphate dehydrogenase PdxA, which gives rise to MKKAENIIVGISIGDLNGIGSEVILKTFEDSRMLELCTPVIFANVKVLSFIKKTLELTAPLHGIDKLDQLVVGKINVLNIWREGVDLNFGTNDENIGKYAIKSFVAATKALKENQIDVLVTAPINKYNIQSEEFKFPGHTDYLDKELEGNALMLMVQDNLRVGLLTDHIPVNEVAKHLTEKLITQKIETIKHSLIQDFGINKPKIAVLALNPHAGDNGVIGKEDDEVLKPTLKKLFEKGTLVFGPFAADGFFGNNQYEKYDAVIATYHDQGLIPFKTLSFGNGVNYTAGLNKIRTSPDHGTAYEIAGKGVADYNSFKEAVYTAIDIYNSRNQHQEISKNPLKTKEKQL
- the rbfA gene encoding 30S ribosome-binding factor RbfA, whose protein sequence is METNRQKKIGSVLQKDLVDILQGEVRKNGLTNLVISVSKVSVTTDLGVARVYLSVFPQDKAPEILAAVKSNMPLIKHDLSQRVKLQLRKVPNLAFYIDDSLDYIEKIDNALAGKENPIENRDLLDKRKKF
- the mce gene encoding methylmalonyl-CoA epimerase, with amino-acid sequence MRKIEHIGIAVANLETSNLLFEKLFGNPPYKQEEVASEGVKTSFFMNGPNKIELLEATNPESPIAKFLEKKGEGIHHIAFDVADIVSEIERLKNEGFTILNETPKKGADNKLVAFLHPKGTNGVLIELCQEIP
- a CDS encoding riboflavin synthase, producing MFTGIIETLGIIKQLQKDNDNLHITVSSPITHELKIDQSVAHNGVCLTVVAINNDEYTVTAIRETIEKTNLGEWKTGDLINLERAMKLGDRLDGHIVQGHVDQTGVCKSIEEANGSWYFTFEYDSKLNNITIEKGSITINGVSLTVVNSKANEFSVAIIPYTYEHTNFKTFKLGTKINLEFDVVGKYVARLYALKQ